A window of Purpureocillium takamizusanense chromosome 13, complete sequence genomic DNA:
GATATGGGTGCGACATGGTGCTGCCTAAATCTCTCCGGATCATGGTGCACTCCCATGGCAGCAGCTTCAGGAACTCTTAAAAAGAAAGGTAACTCACTGCTTTGGGTTAAATTTAGTGCCTCAGCGCTGCGAGAGGTGCTAAAATTCGAGCAcccagcagcgacgacagctAAGATTCGAATGTAGCTTAAAGTTAACATTAGCTAGCCGTCAGAGTTACTGACGGGGTGGCCCCTGTTTGGTTAAGCGCCGTACGATTCTACCAACCGGACCACTGCGAGACAAGTACCCTCTTAGGCCTGGAGAAGATGCTCAACCGGGCCATTTATGATGAAATGGCGTGAGAAGGTGATCACCTGGTACAGTTGTTTGTTCCACTGGCTTTTTTCTAAGGGGGCGCGCTTCGGATTGTCTAGAAAAGGAGATTCTATTTGCTTTCAGTTTGCGTGGCAACAGCGTGGCTTTCGCTGTGAGAGCTTTGTCCGACTTCATCATTGGAACAGTTGCAGGCGAGAGGGTGCTCCCGTTGCGAAATGGAACGGAAAAGGAATCATCATAAGCAGCGTTGCCACCCTTAGGTGCAAGGTGGGCTTGAAGAAGCACGATCACGGGACACAAACGCAGATGGGCATTGACACGGGTTCTGAACAAGCTATGTTTCGCACTATGAATACTTCGCAACCAAAAAGAACTCAAATGGGAAAcaccgcgctgccgccgaacATCTCGCGACATCTCCTCACAAGTTGTTGCCCAATTTGGTCCAGCTCTCGGGTTTTGACAGAAAAGTTTTTCCTAGCCGACTTTTGTTAACTAGTACCCGAAGGGAGTCTTAGGCTACGTACGTTTTTTTCTCTGCCAGGTTGGTGTATGCGAAGGCGAGAAACATTGATCCCGCCACGAGGCGCGACATGCCCTTGCTCCATCGCAGGCGGAGACTTGCTTCGGACTTGGGTGTTTGGCCTTCCAGGGCTTCATAGTATGCCCTATGGGCAAGACTAGAATTGTCTCTCCCAGTCTGGCCGTCCAGGTTGCCTATGTTCCTTTCGAACTTATATATCCCTTTAAGCGAATCTAGTAGTTTGACCAATTCCGTCTGCGCCagacgacgctgccaagTCTCCGTATTTTCATCTGAGAAGATGCGATCAATCATCCGAATGGCAGATTGCGCTTCCGGTATGGTTGTGCATCGGCAGTCCAACGTCAGGTCGGACCAATATGCGTGTATAGTTTGGGTGATGGGAAGGAATTCGTCACGGGCTTTCTCTCTGATATACACCTGAAGCTCAGAGTCGGGCAGATCAGAAGAGGAGTTACGAGAGGTTGATGTTGGCGGCATAGCGGAGTCGACAGTGACAGCTGTTGGGGCCATAATGCTTCGTGCGGTCGGTTTATGCTGACCTGCTCACTccatcgccagcggcggagaagagcaGCACCTTATGTTTATTTGAACACAGACTGCCACTTCTGCCAAGCCCCTCTCTATTTAAACTTAAGCACGCACAGGTTATGAAGGGGACGTGAGATGGGTTAACTTTAAATATGTGCAGTTCACCGCCGCATACCTTTATGCCCTTTAGTTGTGCCTGGCGGTGGGGTCCAAGCGATGGGTGCCTGGTTAAGGGGATGGATGTGTATTTTGAGTGATGGATGTGCGGTTTGAGTGATGAATTTGTGGTTTGCATGATGGATTAATTTAAACAAGCGATTTTTGTATGGCTTTTGCTTGTGTTTGAGTGATGCCCTGCATCACTGATGTGTGTTTCACTGACGCATGTTTCGCCGATGCGTATTTCGCTGAGCCGGGTTCCAGTGATGCCTTCGCAATCAGTCAAGCATTAACTTTAACTCCCCCGTTTAATCTAACACTTGTTACTTTTAATGCATGCTAGATTTAATGCGTGTTATTATATCGCATGTTAATTTTAATGCAGGTGGTTAATCTTAATGCTAATGAACGTGTTTGGTCTGGATGCGGTTGTCGATGCGAGGGCTGCGTGACCCTGTCGGTAGGCTCCCAAGCTGTGACAGGGACGAGCCCCGCTGTTGAGGCGGGGCTTCACCAGCGGTCCCGCTGTGTAGGGTGCAAAACGCTACTCGATAAGCAGACCTATTGAATCTATCTCCCGTAGCTCAAACGTCGCGTAACCCAATCCGCTATGGTCCCCTCCAAGAATTGTGCGCAAGGAGCTCCCACTCTTACTGCCTCCTCCACCGATGTGGTCAAATAACGACAAACGGCCCGGACGTTTTTGGGTATGGCCTCGAGAGCGCGTGTGGCAAGCAACTCGAAAGTACTCTCGTCCACCTGTTCCGGATCTCTGTCAAGGGTCAGTGTCCTGACGGCAGAGTGATCGGGGAAGTACTTGCGCGAAAGTGTCCACTGTTCGGAACAGTACGCTCAATAGAAGGGCGGACTCAATTGACATTTGGTGGAGGCGCCTCCCATTGTGCCAATTGCGCCGCAGGTCGGTTTCTTCCGATGCCACCAACTGCGCACCAGCGTAGATGCTGTATACGGAAATACCACTGACGActtcgccgcccgcaagccACGGCTTGTCTTCTGCGCATATTCTTGACTTCATGGACTCTAAAAACTGGAAAAATTTTAGATAGCCAAATCTGCGTGGCAACACCGGCTCCATTTCCCCCGACATAACGACATCTATGGCTCGGGCAGCCGCTGTGAGGTTGAGGTGCGTAATGCAACCTTTTGGTGGCAGAGTTGAGACTTGCAACAGGGATGCCCAAGCTGTGAGCGTAGGTTGCCAGGTGCGCATTAAGTAGCCGGTAGCATCACCCCTGACGAAACTGAATCGAATCTCCAGAGCCTGTTGTAAAGCCCCTACGTCATTTTGCCCCCTCTCCATCAATCCCCAACCGCGCTCGGAATGCTGATCTCGGCGCGGCAGTCCTGCTAGCCTTCGTTCTTCTGGAACTTCCTGTTCTTCTGGAATGTGTTGTCAGCGCGAAAGTGGTCTCTCGGACCCAATGTAAACCATGCCTTGGCTGTGCTCTTTCTCGAAACAGAAATATGATCCGACATCTCTCATCACAACGTCACCATCGTGGTCATAAACGATGTGGGGGTAGTGGTCCGACAATGTAGTGTCCTGTCGGGGAGGTTGGGCAGGATTGCCGCCGCAGTAATTGGAGCACGGCATCTTGACGCAAAGTCCCGGACGCTCCGCGGCAAAGCCCTGGGTCTCGTCTAACGTGCCACGAGCCCCATTATATAAAGGAGCAGCAAAAGTTTCGAGCGATCAACATTGACGAGTTCCCCAGTTCTCAAAACTCATATTAAAACGTGTTACATTTGGTACATCGCACAGCCGACAAACGCCCGACCTGATCGACTGGGCGGTGGGGTGACCTGAGAGGTAAGAGGACCAAATGCCTGTGCCGTGCCATTTGTAGATGGCGCATGGGCTTGCACTCCCAGCTGCCAACAAGGGACATGCTAAATTAAAGGTTCATGCGACACTTCTGCGTTGAATTAGACGTGGTTATTGCTTTCAATTGAATGCGAGGTATGTTGCAAGAGAATTCTCGCGACAAAGACGGCCACCGCCCTCGAAGTATCCACTACGGCCCGCGATCTGCTAAATCTAGTGGCGGCGTAGGCAACATTGCCGGCCATCGCCCTACAGCGTTTTTGGTATAAAATCACGTGTAGCCCGACAAAAAGCTACAAGCAAGACAATACAAGCCAAGATGTTTGCGAACCCGATCCTTCCCTTCCTTTTGGGCATTGCTACGCTCACAAGATCCCATTCATGGGTCGAAAGGCTCATGGTCTTCGATATACATGGCACAATGGTCGGCGCGGCAGGGTATCCTCGTGGTGCCATCTCCCGCTTAGATCCGAACTTCAACGATTTCCAGATGCAGCATCTCCTGCCCTCAAGCTCAAACGGAGCCAGTGTCCCTCATGATCGCATCTGCAAGGCAACACAAACGATTGGAAACTATACCAATGCCCTCCCGCCTCTGTATGCCTGGCCAGGGGCTTTCATTGCACTGCAGTATCAGGAGAACGGACACGTTACCTTACCCAGCTTGACACCTCAGAAGAAGAGTAGCGGTACGGTTTATATCTATGGAACATCTAGCCCGTCCAATGAGGATTCTCTCACATCGATACACGGCGTCTGGAATACAGAGGGCACGGGTGGGGATAGACGCGGCCGACTTCTTGCTTCCCGCAATTTTGATGACGGCCAGTGCTACCAGATAAATGAAGGCCCTCTGTCAAAGGAAAGGCAAAAGCAGTATCCCAAGTCTGCAAAAGAACCTCAAGGGGCGGATTTATGGTGTCAGAATGACGTTCAACTGCCCGTGGAGATCAGTCACCCCTACAGCCTGTACTGGGTCTGGGACTGGCCGTCAGCCCCAAGTAACATGTTGCCTGACGGCAAGACTGAGATCTATACAACTTGCATCGACATCAAGATTTGTACAGTTCCGGAAGACGGACAAGGTAGAATGAACTTTCTGGATGGACAAGATCTAAACACGGCTGGGGTGAGGGACCAACTCATGGGCTGATGGGACTCATAGGTATTGTACAATAACAGATCCATGCATTagctcactcactctcacCGGATGATAGCTGCCTATGCGTTACAGGCGATCTATACGTACAGGTCAAGCATGGGCCTGCTTCAACTGGCTTTGACCCGGCCCGGACTAAACCTATGGTTACCCACACGACTCTTGACACAGCCTTAGCAGGGCGGACGAGGCTGTCGACCTCGAACTGGAAACTGCGGCAGACGACAAGCTGGACAATGGTCGGGGCGGAAGCCCCCGAGAACAGCGTTGGTTCCGTCTTTGTCCTGAATATAAAAGTCAATGACATCCCCTCTTTTCCAAGTCCTCGGCTCGTACTGAGCATACTCCTTACTTTACCCCTTCCCACCTGCAGAACTGGCAGTGCCCCAATGGCCTTGCATTCGACTCTCTACCTACTGCCCACGGAGATCTGGCTTGCGGTGACTCGTCTCATCTCCGAGAGGGACTTCAGAGCTCTTGTTTCTACAAACCGATCCCTCAGGCAACGTCTTACCTATTATCTTTACTACCAGATTCCCCGGGAGGATAGCTTGATATGCGCAGTGGAAGCCGGCTCTGCATGGGCTGTAGAGACTGCGATAACAGCGTTCCACGATCGAGCTCAGGTGCAGGGCATACGTCCCTACAGCCTTTTGGCCTTGGGTTTGGCGGCGTTTCGGGGAAACAAGCAACTCGTCAAGATCATCATGGAGCGCAGCATGATGAAACCAGACTGGGCCACAATCAACGTGGCGAGAAGTGCGGGACAAGACGACATAGCGAGGTATATGCTCGACCACAGCGGTCTGGCCAACGCAGCGGACTCTGACGGAAGAACTCCCCTTTGGACGGCTTCCGACAAGGGCGATTACGAACTCGTGGAATTCTTGCTGGGTGTCGACTGTGTCGATGTAACCAAGGCGGACAATCACAATCACACACCAATGTTCCGCGCCATACTGAACGGACATCATCAaatcgtcgagctcgtcatgCGGTCCGGCAAAATGGGCCCCCGCGACAGAATGTGGTGGTTGTAAAGTGTACGTGGCCTACGGCGAGAGGATATCTTTCATTTGGTCAATGGAGAGTGGACTGTTTTGTATCATTCTAGCTCAAAAATTTCTgtttcgtcgtcttcgctcTTGTCAATAGTAGCTTGTACGACTCTAATCCGATCCTCTTGCTTCTTATTGAAGTTGTCAGGACCCAAGACCACTGGCACGGGGTAAGTCTCGGCCTGTAACAAACGTCAGCGATATTTTAGGTGTTGTCGCTGGAATACCCACCATTTTTTCCGGCGTCGGTGGCTCAAACCCATTGGAATACTGCCACACCTGATTGTTTCGCCTGCtgcgcacacacacaaaaaCGTCGACTTCGCAGTCGTCGTGCAGCTCATGAGCTTTCTTGATGAAGTTCCTACGGCGCTTCGAGAATTTGGACGATCTATTTTTGCGGATCCTGCGCATGTCTACCAGAGTAGCTGAGCTGAGTTCTGGATGGGTGAATGAGGCGCTGGTAGGCTTGCTCTGTCGCAGCTCCTGTGAAGGCGGGCCTAGATCAGCGCTGCAGGGTGCATGTGCGGCGTAAAGCCGCGCCTGCGACCCCCCAACGAACGGCTCAAAAGAAGCGTAACAACTGGGAGTCATCAGACTTGTGCCTCATCGAGATGGGCAAGACAAACCTACAGTGGGCAATCCATGGCGTGTGCTTGACTGGGTTGACAATCCATACTTGCACTTGGAGGCACGGGCCTTAAATCATCGCACCTGGCCATGCGTTCGTTAAAGTAAGCTACGGGCTTCTTTTAGTGATGTCGTCCCTGCCGCGCGCTTGCGGCGTCCACGTATCATGCCAGCAGCATGAACTGTAACTCAATTAAAATTAGCGACGAGGGCAACAGCCAAGGCAGCTAGAGCAAAGACCGCACTACCGAAGGCGGCCCAGCCGTATACCATCCCCAACTCAGATTCGACCGCGAAGCCCATGCTTTTGATGTCGGACAGGGCGATCCCTAAGAGAACGACTccgaccaccaccggcacTGCCGCCAGCAAAACAGAGAACAGGACCCCTGCCTTGGCCCAAAATGTTAGGACACGCATGAAGAATAGCCCACAACACATTGTAATAGCACATGCTATCAGTATGATGGCCACATCAGACAAGCGGCCGACACCAAGCCCTGCCATTTTCCCAATGACAGAAGAGGTGGAGTTTGCGAGATCAGACAGCCCGTCGCCGAACTTCCTGCACTGAACGTCGTCATGAAAAGTCACGCAGGA
This region includes:
- a CDS encoding uncharacterized protein (COG:J~EggNog:ENOG503P0RN), whose product is MERSMMKPDWATINVARSAGQDDIARYMLDHSGLANAADSDGRTPLWTASDKGDYELVEFLLGVDCVDVTKADNHNHTPMFRAILNGHHQIVELVMRSGKMGPRDRMWWL